In Thiofilum sp., the genomic window CTAAGGGGCTGAAAGTATGAGTCTCAAAGCCAAAGTAGACGAGTTTTTAGCGCTGCCTAATGATAGTACTAAAAAGACTATTGGAGTGGCTTTAGCACTCTGTTTAGTGTGTGCCGTTGCCGTTTCAACCGCAGCCGTAGCATTAAAACCTGTGCAAGATGAGAATAAAGCGCTAGATCGTAAAAAGAATATCGTAACCATTGGTCAATTAGCACCAGCGGGTACACCCGTAGCCCAAGCTTTCCAAAATGTAGAGTCTAAAGTCGTAGACCTACAAACAGGTGAGTATGTCACTGATGTTGACCCTGAAAAGTTTGATGCGCGTGCCGCAGCGGTTGACCCGAAACAAAATTTAGTACTAACTCGCGAGCAGGACATTGCCTCGATTAAGCGTCGTGCGAAATATGCTACGGTCTATTTAGTAAAAGAAAACGATCAACTGAAAAAGGTGATTTTACCGATTTCAGGTTATGGTCTGTGGTCAACTTTACACGGCTTTTTAGCACTCGAAGCTGATGCGAATACTATTGTAGGTTTAGGTTTTTATGAACACGCTGAGACTCCCGGTTTAGGGGGCGAGGTCGATAATCCGAACTGGAAAGCGCAATGGGTAGGCAAAAAGCTATTTGATGAGCAAGGTAATATTGCGATTCAAGTGGCAAAAGCTCCGGTTGCTGCGAGTGACCCTAAAGCTCAATATCATATTGATGCCTTATCAGGTGCTACTTTAACCAGTAATGGGGTGAATAATTTAGTGCATTTTTGGATAGGTAAGGATGGCTTTGGTCCCTATCTACAAAAAATGCGTAAGGGAGGTGGAGCATGAGTGCTTCCATGAGTTTAGGCTTAAATGCAGAGGCCCGTAAGGTTCTTACTGAGCCATTAATTAATAGTAACCCCATTACTTTACAGATTTTGGGGATTTGTTCAGCATTAGCCGTCACTAATTCGCTGCGTTCGGCTCTACTAATGGCAGTGGGTTTAACCACTGTTACCGCCTTCTCGAATATGTTTATTAGTATGGTGCGTAACCATACACCTAATAGTATTCGTATTATTGTACAAATGACGATTATTGCTTCACTGGTTATTGTGGTGGATCAGGTCATGAAGGCTTATGCCTTTAGTACGGCTAAACAGCTATCGGTATTCGTCGGTTTAATTATCACTAACTGTATTGTGATGGGGCGAGCCGAAGCCTTTGCTATGAAGAATCCACCAGGGATTAGCTTCCTAGATGGTATTGGTAATGGTTTAGGTTATAGCTTGATTTTGGTGTCCGTCGCGGTAGTGCGTGAGTTATTTGGTGCAGGTAAATTAATGGGTTACCCCATTCTGGATCTGGCGAAAGATGGTGGTTGGTATGTGCCTAATAGTTTATTGCTCTTGCCACCCAGCGCCTTTTTCATTATCGGTTTATTGATTTGGGTGATTAGAACTAAGCATCCTAATCAACAAGAAAAGCCCGATTTCTACATTCACGAAAAACCTGCATTAGGAAATCGTTAATTATGGAAGCATTACTCAGTTTATTTGTGAAGTCCGTGTTTATTGAAAACATGGCACTCACGTTCTTTTTGGGAATGTGTACCTTTATTGCAATTTCCAAAAAGATCGAAACAGCTATTGGTTTAGGTATTGCCGTAGTCATTGTGCAATCTATTACTATGCCAGTAAATAATATTATCTTTAACTTATTGAAAGAAAACGTATTAATTGATGGGGTTGATCTGCGCTTCTTAGGTTTGATTACCTATATTGCGGTCATTGCCGCTATTGTACAGATTCTGGAAATGTTCTTAGACCGCTATGTGCCTGCTCTTTATCAAGCGTTAGGTATTTTTCTCCCGCTCATTACCGTGAACTGTGCCATTTTAGGAGGTACTTTATTCATGGTAGAGCGCGATTATACCTTTACTGAGAGTTTAGTTTATGGGGTTGGTAGTGGTTTTAGTTGGATGCTAGCTATTGTGATTCTAGCGGGGGTGCGTGAGCGTTTGAAATACAGCGATGTTCCGGCTGGTTTACAAGGCTTAGGTATTATTTTCATTACGGTCGGACTAATGTCATTAGGCTTTATGTCCTTCTCCGGCATTCAGTTATAGGAGGCCGTCTATGGAAACGATTGCTATCGGTATTTTATTCTTTACCCTGATGATTATCGGGTTGGTGTATCTGATTCTCTATGCCCGTACCAAATTAGTGGCAGAAGGGGATGTTCATATTCTAGTGAATCATGAAAAAGAGTTAGTGGTTCAACCCGGTACTAAACTATTAGGTGCTTTAGCCGATAAAGGCTTATTCGTGTCTTCTGCCTGTGGGGGTGGGGGAACCTGTGGGCAATGTAAGGTAAAAGTGTTAGAGGGCGGTGGTTCGCTCCTACCTACCGAAGAGGCTCATATCAATCGTCGTGAAGCAGCTTGTGGCGAGCGTTTAGCTTGCCAAGTAGCAGTCAAGCAAGATATGAAAATCGAAGTACCAGAGGATGTGTTCGGGGTTAAAAAATGGCTCTGTACAGTACGCTCTAATGAAAATCGCGCTACCTTTATTAAAGAGCTGGTATTAGAGCTACCTGCGGGTGAGGAAATTCACTTCCGTGCGGGGGGGTATATTCAAATTGAGTCTCCTCCTTATGATTTGACCTTCTCTGAGTTTGATATTCCCACCAAATATCGTGGTGATTGGGATAAATATAAGCTATGGGATACCCGCTCAGTAGTGACTGAGCCAGTATTGCGTGCTTACTCCATGGCGAATTATCCCGAAGAAAATAATATCGTGATGCTCAATGTGCGTATTGCTACAGCACCTGCTGGACGCAATGATTTACCACCGGGGAAAATGTCTTCCTTTATCTTTAACCTAAAGCCGGGTGATAAAGTAGTGGTGTCTGGTCCCTTTGGTGAGTTTTTTGCGCGTGAGACTAACAATGAAATGATTTTCGTTGGGGGTGGTGCGGGTATGGCTCCGATGCGCTCACATATTTATGATCAATTACGCCGTCTTAAAACTAAGCGTAAAATGTCATTCTGGTATGGTGCGCGTAGTCTACGTGAAGCTTTCTATGTAGAGGAGTTTGATCGACTCGCTGCGGAAAATCCTAATTTTACGTGGCATATGGGCTTATCTGATCCTTTACCTGAGGATAATTGGAAAGGCTACACGGGCTTTATTCATAATGTACTCTACGATAATTACCTCAAGGATCATCCAGCGCCCGAAGAGTGTGAGTTTTATCTGTGTGGACCTCCTATGATGAACTCGGCGGTCATCAATATGTTGATAGATATTGGTGTAGAGCGTGAAAATATCCTATTGGATGATTTTGGTGGTTAATTAGTTGTAATAGCCATTTAATATTCCTGCTAATAGTCTTAAATAGGCTATTAGTAGGGTAAATAAAAAGTGAATTTTATTGGATTTCCAAAAAGGGTATAGTAGTATGCGCAAGCATACCTAGCTCACAATAAAGAGTAGAGCTGAGATTAAAGAATCGATCCGCTAGGAGGAGTAGATTCTGGGGGAGGAGAGTTAAAAGGGGCGAACATTGTATTCGCCCCAACCGCTAGGAGGAGTGATTAGACTGATCTAATCACGAGTTATAATAGCGCTTTTATTGCATTGCAGCAATTCTTTTCTTTCAATTGTTTTGTACTTTTTTTGTGCAAAACCATCTGCGAGTATCCTGAGTATGATTACCTTTTTGACAACCTTCATTATCTTTGTGGTAGCAGTCGCTGCTCTTTCAATCGGTTGGATCTTAAATCAAAAGTCTATCAAAGGAAGTTGTGGTGGTTTATCTTCCATTCCAGGATTTGAAAAGTCAGATTGCTCTTGTTCTAAGCCCTGTGAAAAACGTTTAAAACGTTTAGCCGCTGAAGCTGATGCTCCTAACTCTGCTACTGATTCACAGCAACAAGTTATTAATCGTTTAATAGATTAAGATCACGTAAGATAGCTTATCTACATAACTTAGGAGTGATATTGATATGTCTAAAGTACCTACTTTGGTTCGTGATTATATGTCGTCTAAAGTGGCGACCCTACGGGAAGATCAAGATGTGAGCGAGGCCGTTGAGGTCTTTACCCGTTATAATGTCTTTAGTGCAGTAGTATTAAATAATCTCGGTAATCTAGTAGGTATTGTGTCGGTTTCGGATTGTATTCATATCGCCATGAAATCAGGTTACCACACCGGATGGCGCGGCATGGTTGGGGAGTTAATGTCTCGTGACGTGCGCGTGGTAGAGTCGACTGATAATATTATTAATGTGGCTAAAATGTTCATGTCGGATAACTATCGCCGCTATCCAGTGATTGAGGATAATCGGGTGGTAGGGGTTATTACCCGTTTAGATGTACTCAAGGGCTTAGATCGGATTGTAAAAAGCTCACAAATTCCGGTTTAACTCATTATTTATGCCTGAACTTCCAGAGGTCGAAACGACCTGTCGTGGTATTCGTCCTTATATCACTCAATCCCAGATTCAAGCTATCACTGTGCGCCAGCCGCATTTGCGCTGGCCGGTGCCTGAGCAAGTTACTCAATTAATAGGGCAGACTATTAAGAGTGTTGAGCGTCGTGCTAAATATATTCTTATTAGTACTACAGGCGGTACTTTAATCATTCATTTAGGGATGTCAGGTAGTTTGCGTATCTGCAATACCGGTACACCTGTGCGTAAACACGACCATGTAGATGTAGTATTAGCCAATGCCCGCGTATTGCGTTTCCATGATCCTAGGCGTTTTGGAGCCGTATTATGGACGGCTGATGCACCTACTCAACATCCTTTATTAATAAAGTTAGGAATTGAACCTCTAGAGTCTGGCTTCACAGGTGAGTATTTGTGGAGCAGAGCGCAAAGTAAAAAAGTAGCTATTAAAGCCTTTATTATGGATGCCCATCAGGTGGTAGGAGTAGGCAATATTTACGCGAATGAGGCTTTATTTTTGGCGGGTATTCATCCACAGATCGCAGCGTGTCAGGTTTCCAAAGCTGCGTATGAGCGTTTAAGCACTCATATTAAACAGGTATTGAGCAATGCCATTGAGCAGGGTGGAACTACCCTAAGAGATTTTGTACGCGAAGAGGGTCAGACGGGATATTTTCAACTGGCTTTGAATGTGTATGGACGCAAAGGTCTACCTTGTGTGCTCTGTAATATGCCTATTGTGCAGATTAAACAAGGGCAACGCTCCAGTTGGTATTGCCCTAGCTGTCAACCGCTTTAAGCCTTGTTTAACTATGCGAAGGGTCAATAATGCCCCGCGCGATTAGTTGTCGTACCATTTGTCTCTTAACCCCACGTTGAATCCCCACGTCGATACCAACGCGATAAAACACCAGACAAGGTAAGCCAATTAATACTAAACCAATAATGTAATAGATGAAGTCGCTCATAATTTAGCCCTAATTATGAATATTTATTATACAAAACCTATAATAGTTACCTTAACTCTATGATCCTGAACATAACATTAGTACTGGACGTTATTTCTAATCGCGCATACAGTAGCGCCTTTTTCAGCTCTTGCATGGCTCCTCTACTATGAATCGCCGCTTTACCGTTGCCCCTATGCTGGATTGGACAGATCGTCATTGCCGTTATTTTCATCGATTACTGACTAGCCAAGCAGTGCTCTATACCGAGATGGTGACAACCGGTGCGTTAATTCATGGGGATACGCAGCGTTATTTGCAATTTCATGCGGCTGAGCATCCAGTAGCGCTGCAATTAGGCGGTAGTGAACCAAAGCTAATGGCACATTGTGCTCAACTCGCCGAGCGTTTTGGCTATGATGAGGTGAATATTAATGTCGGTTGCCCCAGTGAGCGCGTACAAAAGGGCGCTTTTGGCGCGTGCTTAATGGCAGAGCCAGAGTTAATTGCTGCGAATGTACGTGCTATGCAAGCCGCTACAACCTTACCCGTTACAGTCAAACATCGCATTGGTATTGATGATCAGGAAGACTATTCCTCCATGCGCCACTTTGTACAAACGGTGGCGGAAGCAGGCTGCAAGACTTTTATTGTGCATGCACGTAAAGCGTGGCTTAAAGGCTTAAGTCCTAAAGAAAATCGGGAGATTCCACCCCTACGCTATGAGTTAGTTTACCAGCTAAAACAAGAGTATCCAGCCTTAGAGATTATTATTAATGGTGGGATTACTACTTTAGAACAGTGCCAAGAGCATTTAAAGCATGTCGATGGTGTGATGGTAGGGCGTGAAGCCTATCATAATCCTTGGCTATTAGCGCAAGTAGACCCCTTAATCTATGCACAGCCTGCAAAATTTACTAAACGTAAAGCCGTGTTAGAGGCGTATTTAGACTATATAGAGCAGCAGCTAGGTCTAGGTGTACCTTTACAGCATTTGACTAAACCCATTTTAGGCTTATTTCAAGGCTTAGCAGGTGCTAAACAGTTTAGACGCCATATTAGTGAGCAAGCCTATAAAAAAGGTGCAGGCCTACCAGTGGTCATTCAAGCGATGAATTATGTGCAGGAGCCATAAACAATAAAGCCGCAGGAAGCGGCTTTAAGAGCAGTATTAGCTAGCAATAACTATAAAGTTATTTCCAGAAATTAGCTTCTTGGGAAGCGATTTCGCGGACTTCAGCGGCTAATTCAGTGTAACGCTCACGATATTCTTGCCATTCGCCGACATAATAGGCTTCAGCGTTGAACTCACCTGATTGTTCATAGGCAATGAACTTAGCTTGCATTTCTAGCATTTCTTGAATGAGTTCTTGTTTACGAGTATTCATACTTTAATCTCTTAATGACGTGCTGCCGACCAGCATAGGGCGAAGCACTTTAGGGTTACATATCTAGGAAGAGTAGGGATTAATATCCACCTTTACGATTGGTAGGCGGTAAGCCAGCTACTTTTAAACCTTGTTTGCTGGGTGCAAAGGGAAATAGCTCATACATCTCTTTGCTAGACAGCTTTTTATTGCCCCATTTTTCAGCCATAGCCTTCATAATGACGCGTTCCATAGGTTGGTTACCGTTATTATTGATATATTCATCACGCAGATAATTAACAACGTCCCAATGCTTATCGGTCAGTGTAATCCCTTCCGCCGCAGCAATTACCTTACACACCTCTTCGTTCCAGTCGCTAAGATTAACAAGATAACCTGCATCGTTGGTTTCAATTGTAACGCCATTGACTTCATAGGCCATGAGGGCAACCTCCTAAAATGTATTAGTATATAAGCATAAAATTATAAGTTCACTCAGTGCCATGCCTATTCCTCAAAAGGGATAGCAACACGACTGAGGCTAAAATAATGTACTAAGCATCCTGTGCTTTAATCCCTTTATGAGGAATCATCACACCACAACCCATTAAGCGTTCAGTACCTAAACCCTGTTGCTGTAACTTAATTGAGGACTCATGATCAAGATCCGCAATCATTAATTGCCTTGTGAGCAAAGGTTGCTGGGGTTGGTAAAGATAGGTCGTTTTACCGCAGAGCATTTTTTTGATTTTAATTCCAGTGATGTGCTGAATGTCTGCTGCCATACGGATGAGAAATTGCTCTTCTGATTCAGCCTCTAAACTTGCTACATGCCGCGCAAAAATAACGGGTTGATTTTGGAGTAAGCGTGTCTTAGCAGTGCCTACCGTTAGCGCGTAGCCGCCCAAACTTAAGGTATGCCCCGTTAAGGTCTGAGCCTCTAAGAGTCGGGTTTTAGGTAGGCGCAAATAGAGCTTAGTGCGTTTGGAGGGAATCAGTACCTGTTCCTCAGTATCATCGGGGCGCATCCAGCCATTACTACTTTCAGCCACAGGAATAGGGTGCACGCGTGCTAAAGGTTCATCCGCTAACCAAGGTAATACTTTAAGCAAAGCCTCTTGTAACACCCAAGCGTGATCAATAGGTAACTGCTTACATTCAATAGCAAAACCTAAATCGACTACTTCATCGGGTACAACATAGTTTTTAGGTTTATCTTCGTCTTCTTGCCAAAACATGTTTAGCGTCCTGCATCCATAAAAGCTAATTCTAGTTGTTCATACCAATCTTCTGGGCGATCATGATAAGCAGGCGGCTCTATATCAATTTGAAAGTGCAAAGTACCTGTTTCTAAAGCCAGTGCTTGAAGGGTTTGCTTGAGCTCTTTGAAGGTTTGAATGCTATCACCGGAACGCAATAGTATTTCACTCAGTACTAACATGCTGGTTTCTCCTAAGGTAGCTGCTATTGAAACGATTTGAATAAACGCTGTCCATAGTCTATTAGCAATAGAAGTATTTTTTAAATCCAAGGATGTAAGCATGGCAGAGCAAGGCAATAGCTGGTGGCAAACGCTAATGAATAAACTAGGTACTAAACCAGCCCCAACGCCACCTTCTAATAGTTCCAAAACAAGCCCTAGTACGGCTACCTTAAGCCCAGAAGAGGCACAAGCTTATGAAGATATAAGACGCAGCTTAGATATTGTATTTAAAACTGAACCTGAGCCGAGTGCTGAGCCTATGCCCAGTAGTGCTGCCCTAGAGAGTGATGGACTCATGCGCTCCGCCGCCGCACCTGTATTAAGAGCCGCTCCCCCTGTGAGTCGTCCGGGGCAATTATTAAATCTACCCGATCCTAAGGGTGTTCCGCGCTATGCTATTACGGGACGCGTATGGCCGAGCAATCTAGGCGAAGCCAGTATTTGTATGTGGAAGGATGACAAACTGGCGGCATTTAGTTTGACCATCGATGATAACCATATTCAAGATCATGCTTTCTGGACGCAATTATGTAATGAATTTGGTTTTCGCGTGACTTGGTTTGTTATTGTTAATAAATTGGGTTGGCAAAACGAAAAGTGGGCTAATTGGCAAACATTAGTCAACGCGGGCTATGACGTGCAGTCTCATGGCTTTAGTCATTTGTGTGATGCTATGTTTCCGACCCAGCGTGAATATCAACAGTCGGTTGATGTAATGATGGAAAATCTAAGGGGTGCACAAGTAGTTACACATGCTTACCCCTTTGGTTTCAAAGCCAATAAAGTAGGCTCACAATGTGAGTGTATTAAAACTTTAAATGATCGTACCGAAGCCGCCAAATATTTTTTAGCGGCACGCGATGTAGTAGGTGCGATTACCGCTATTAATAAAGTCGACTTTATGGCAATGCCATCGATTAGTAATCTACGTAATTTCTTTAATAGTGCCACGACGTTTGCTTATTTTGATAGTTTATTTGATGCCAATAATAAGGTTAATTACCGTGCTTGGTATTGTGGGCATATGCACCATTTACCCGATCAAGCCACTAAAGATTATATGCGTCAAATCTTTCAGCATTTAAAAAGGCGCTCAGCCGATGTGTGGGTGGGCACATTTACCCAAGTAGCTAAATATGCTCAGCAGTTTGCTACTGCCAAAATTACTTCATTAGCGATACAAGGTAAGCAGATTCGTTTTGAAGTCAAAGATCAAATGTATGATGCATGGTTTAACTTTCCTTTGACTATTAAAATCCGCTTAGATACTTCGTGGGGCACTAAATTAAAAGCAGTACAAAATGGCAAAATGATGGCAGTGCAAGTGATTACCAATGCAGGTGCTCCCTATGCATTGGTAGAAGCCATACCGGATGCGGGTTTGGTCGTAGTCACACCAGCTTAAGTAGAGATTCAACAGTCGAGGGTGGTTGCTGCTTTAGAACTATCCCTTTGCCGAAATAAAAAAGGGGAGTATTACTATTACTCCCCTTTTAATAAGCTAGCAGTCTGTTTTAAAGGACTGATTTAATGAGCCATCCTGTGTAAATGAGATAAATAGCTAATAAGATACCGCCTTCTAAACGAGTAATTTGCCCACGCTTGCGAATACCATAACCAAAGATAAATAATAAGAGAGTCAATCCCAGCATTAAAGTCCAATCACGGGTAAAGACTTCACTCGCCACGGTAATAGGACTAATAGCTCCCGCAATACCAACTACAGCTAAGGTATTAAATAGGTTAGAGCCGACAATATTGCCTACTGCAATATCATGCTCATTTTTACGGGCAGCAATAATTGAAGTGGCCAGTTCAGGTAAAGAAGTACCAGCCGCTACAATAGTAAGTCCTATAATTAAGTCGCTTACCCCTAGTTGTTGAGCAATATTGACAGAGCCCCATACTAATAAGCGCGAGCTAGCGATTAATAGCAGCAATCCTATGACCAACCAAACCAATGCCATATTTTTACTCATAGGGTGGCTATTGAGTTCTTGCTCGGTTTCTAGCGCTAATTCATCGGGACTTTTATTGCGATCTTGATAGATAGACCAAGCCACCAAGCCAAAAAACAGCACTAATAAAAAAAAGGCATCTAAATGGCTAATACTACCATCCCAAATTAACCATCCACTTAAGAGTGTCACACCTAATAAAACAGGTAATTCTTTACGGATTACACTGGAGTTAACAACGATGGGCGCTATTAGGGCGGTAATACCTAAGATTGCAGCAATATTAAAAATATTTGAGCCAAATGCATTTCCTAATGCCAAGCCCGGACTGCCATCTAGTGCGGCAATCGCTGAGACCACCATTTCGGGGGCGGATGTACCAAAGCCTACAATTAACATCCCGATTAATAAGGGTGACATGCCCATATATTTAGCAGTGGTTGCAGCTCCGTCGACAAAACGGTCAGCACTCCATACTAAAATAGCAAAGCCGGCAATAATGGCGGCCAATGACAGTAACATAGGAGGACTCCTGTGGTAATAATGGCGCTATTATTACAGAAATGAAGCTTAATCTAGAGTAATGCTCGGTTTTTAGTGTAATTAAGATGATAGATAGTACCGATTGAATTACTCACCCTTACATAAGGGCGAAGAATGATCTAGACTGAGTGAGTGTGCTCTTATTAGATTAGCTAGGCTAGTGAACGGTATGCCTAAAAAATTATTTCAACGCTTAATGGTCTCTCCTGAAACTATTAAACAACAAAAAGGACTCGGTATTTTAGCCGAGCGTTTATCAAATCCTTGTCTTTGGCATCTCAATCGCCGCAGTGTGGCGGGCGCTTTTGCTATCGGTTTGTTTGTCATGTGGCTGCCCATTCCCTTTCAAACCGTGGTGGCAGCTTTTTGTGCTATCCTGTGGCGCGTCAATATGCCTATCTCAGCAGCCTTAGTGTTTATCAGCAACCCCATTACTATGCTACCTATGTACTATGGCGCTTATTTAGTAGCGGCTAAATTAATGGGTATTGAAACCATTGATTTCAGTGGTGAAATGAGCAGTTGGCAATGGTGGAAGGATGAATTCAGTACTATTGGTTGGCCACTCACCTTAGGTGTTAGTCTCATGGCCGTCCTGTGCTCGGTGTTGGGCTATTGGGGAATACGCCTATTTTGGTCTTGGAATGTGCGTTACCGTGCGCATAAGCGTAAAGCGCGTCAAATTCAACCACTGTGAGTTCAATAGTATCGAGCGTTAAACAGCCTAATCGGCTGATTAGGCGTGAGTCATGTTTAGCGTAAAGTATAGGGATCTAAAATCACTAGCTCCTGCGTGTTAGGGCGCAGCATTAAATTGTCACCGTGTAAATCCCAGTCGATATAGTCCTGATGCTCACGATAATAACGACAAAGCTGACGAATATCTTGTGACAGTGTGTCCCCATATTTTGCGCTAATCCAATCTAAGGTGGCATGACGCTGTGCTTCATCTAACCAATTCATTTCATGAACGCGATTAGTAAAAAACTGCTCATCTGCTTCGGCGAGATGTTTAAGTTTTTCCATCACATAGATGAGGCGATAGTCAGGTTCTTGATGAGTGCGTAATTGAATAGTATTGAGGTCAAGTACCTCATTTTTCATCCCATCCAAGACACCGAGTAGGGCTAATCGGGGTTGATGTTGGATAGCGTGTTGCGCAATAGCGTCGCGGTAATATTCAAGACCTAAGGAAAACTTTTCTAAGATCACATACTCACCATAGTCATAAATATTGGTGAGAAAAGTGTTCATGCATTTTTCGCAAAAAATTTGTTCAAATTCGTTTGCTAAAAAACGCTCTAATAAACCCTCAGTGGGTAGCGTAGTGTGTGATGCCATTTTGCCTCAATAACGTACAGCCATCTTTGCAGATCGCTGGAAAGTAATCATCGAGCCATAAGTGTACATTGATTTTATGTCGTTTGAGAAAAGCTTGTTTAGAACGTCCGTCGGTGGCATAGATAGTAATATCATCACGCTGTAAGGCAGTACGGATTTCTGCAAGGTTTTCTGGGCTAGGAGCACGTAAGGTACAAATGATAGGCGTCCAGCCTTTTTGTTGATAGGTATCAATAAGTTGCTGATAAAAACCTATGTCCGCAGTAATCGTGTTATCCCAGTCAATGGCGACAATTTTTGAGCGCGGTTTATCCAATAAGGCATATACATCAATACTGAAGGCATCGTATTGCTTAGTTAAGGCATGACAATCGGACTGTTGAATAGCATTAAGCAGCAGCTCGTAAGCCGAGGTATAGGTATTTTGATAATAGAATGTAATGGGTAGCTGCATGCTGAGTCCTCCTGTGCGTGTGCATTCTAGTAGCTAGAGTCATCTAACTCAAAACAAATTTACATATGGCAAGATGATTAGTACTAGAGGGCTAAGTGAGGCAAAAATTCTATTGCTTTTGGGGTAGGGGCAGCCGGTTAAATAAATGACTACCCCTTGAGTCTATCAGCTTAAATCAGTCGTTGAGTGTGTTTAGGAATACGCATCTCACTGACTAATTGATCA contains:
- the dusA gene encoding tRNA dihydrouridine(20/20a) synthase DusA, producing MNRRFTVAPMLDWTDRHCRYFHRLLTSQAVLYTEMVTTGALIHGDTQRYLQFHAAEHPVALQLGGSEPKLMAHCAQLAERFGYDEVNINVGCPSERVQKGAFGACLMAEPELIAANVRAMQAATTLPVTVKHRIGIDDQEDYSSMRHFVQTVAEAGCKTFIVHARKAWLKGLSPKENREIPPLRYELVYQLKQEYPALEIIINGGITTLEQCQEHLKHVDGVMVGREAYHNPWLLAQVDPLIYAQPAKFTKRKAVLEAYLDYIEQQLGLGVPLQHLTKPILGLFQGLAGAKQFRRHISEQAYKKGAGLPVVIQAMNYVQEP
- the nqrF gene encoding NADH:ubiquinone reductase (Na(+)-transporting) subunit F; translation: METIAIGILFFTLMIIGLVYLILYARTKLVAEGDVHILVNHEKELVVQPGTKLLGALADKGLFVSSACGGGGTCGQCKVKVLEGGGSLLPTEEAHINRREAACGERLACQVAVKQDMKIEVPEDVFGVKKWLCTVRSNENRATFIKELVLELPAGEEIHFRAGGYIQIESPPYDLTFSEFDIPTKYRGDWDKYKLWDTRSVVTEPVLRAYSMANYPEENNIVMLNVRIATAPAGRNDLPPGKMSSFIFNLKPGDKVVVSGPFGEFFARETNNEMIFVGGGAGMAPMRSHIYDQLRRLKTKRKMSFWYGARSLREAFYVEEFDRLAAENPNFTWHMGLSDPLPEDNWKGYTGFIHNVLYDNYLKDHPAPEECEFYLCGPPMMNSAVINMLIDIGVERENILLDDFGG
- the nqrE gene encoding NADH:ubiquinone reductase (Na(+)-transporting) subunit E, with product MEALLSLFVKSVFIENMALTFFLGMCTFIAISKKIETAIGLGIAVVIVQSITMPVNNIIFNLLKENVLIDGVDLRFLGLITYIAVIAAIVQILEMFLDRYVPALYQALGIFLPLITVNCAILGGTLFMVERDYTFTESLVYGVGSGFSWMLAIVILAGVRERLKYSDVPAGLQGLGIIFITVGLMSLGFMSFSGIQL
- a CDS encoding NADH:ubiquinone reductase (Na(+)-transporting) subunit D; this translates as MSASMSLGLNAEARKVLTEPLINSNPITLQILGICSALAVTNSLRSALLMAVGLTTVTAFSNMFISMVRNHTPNSIRIIVQMTIIASLVIVVDQVMKAYAFSTAKQLSVFVGLIITNCIVMGRAEAFAMKNPPGISFLDGIGNGLGYSLILVSVAVVRELFGAGKLMGYPILDLAKDGGWYVPNSLLLLPPSAFFIIGLLIWVIRTKHPNQQEKPDFYIHEKPALGNR
- a CDS encoding TusE/DsrC/DsvC family sulfur relay protein; amino-acid sequence: MAYEVNGVTIETNDAGYLVNLSDWNEEVCKVIAAAEGITLTDKHWDVVNYLRDEYINNNGNQPMERVIMKAMAEKWGNKKLSSKEMYELFPFAPSKQGLKVAGLPPTNRKGGY
- a CDS encoding CBS domain-containing protein: MSKVPTLVRDYMSSKVATLREDQDVSEAVEVFTRYNVFSAVVLNNLGNLVGIVSVSDCIHIAMKSGYHTGWRGMVGELMSRDVRVVESTDNIINVAKMFMSDNYRRYPVIEDNRVVGVITRLDVLKGLDRIVKSSQIPV
- the mutM gene encoding bifunctional DNA-formamidopyrimidine glycosylase/DNA-(apurinic or apyrimidinic site) lyase; the encoded protein is MPELPEVETTCRGIRPYITQSQIQAITVRQPHLRWPVPEQVTQLIGQTIKSVERRAKYILISTTGGTLIIHLGMSGSLRICNTGTPVRKHDHVDVVLANARVLRFHDPRRFGAVLWTADAPTQHPLLIKLGIEPLESGFTGEYLWSRAQSKKVAIKAFIMDAHQVVGVGNIYANEALFLAGIHPQIAACQVSKAAYERLSTHIKQVLSNAIEQGGTTLRDFVREEGQTGYFQLALNVYGRKGLPCVLCNMPIVQIKQGQRSSWYCPSCQPL
- the cas6 gene encoding type I-MYXAN CRISPR-associated protein Cas6/Cmx6, with amino-acid sequence MFWQEDEDKPKNYVVPDEVVDLGFAIECKQLPIDHAWVLQEALLKVLPWLADEPLARVHPIPVAESSNGWMRPDDTEEQVLIPSKRTKLYLRLPKTRLLEAQTLTGHTLSLGGYALTVGTAKTRLLQNQPVIFARHVASLEAESEEQFLIRMAADIQHITGIKIKKMLCGKTTYLYQPQQPLLTRQLMIADLDHESSIKLQQQGLGTERLMGCGVMIPHKGIKAQDA
- a CDS encoding Na(+)-translocating NADH-quinone reductase subunit C — encoded protein: MSLKAKVDEFLALPNDSTKKTIGVALALCLVCAVAVSTAAVALKPVQDENKALDRKKNIVTIGQLAPAGTPVAQAFQNVESKVVDLQTGEYVTDVDPEKFDARAAAVDPKQNLVLTREQDIASIKRRAKYATVYLVKENDQLKKVILPISGYGLWSTLHGFLALEADANTIVGLGFYEHAETPGLGGEVDNPNWKAQWVGKKLFDEQGNIAIQVAKAPVAASDPKAQYHIDALSGATLTSNGVNNLVHFWIGKDGFGPYLQKMRKGGGA
- the nqrM gene encoding (Na+)-NQR maturation NqrM, with translation MITFLTTFIIFVVAVAALSIGWILNQKSIKGSCGGLSSIPGFEKSDCSCSKPCEKRLKRLAAEADAPNSATDSQQQVINRLID